One stretch of Diabrotica undecimpunctata isolate CICGRU chromosome 5, icDiaUnde3, whole genome shotgun sequence DNA includes these proteins:
- the LOC140442520 gene encoding uncharacterized protein — MVRNYVRKTEQQSWSLVALKNAIRTVKAGEMGYLKASKVYGIPKATLIRRCKEKVTRISPDEKGLGFYKTVFTKEQEEELYNYILDMEKRLYGITLLDLRHLAFQLAEKNNIDHPYNKTNKLAGLDWAYGFRKRHPGLSLRKPESTSAVRAEAFNRYNVKQFFDLYKATLDSKHVNPTRVFNCDETGLGTVPKCNSKILAHKGRKQVGRLTSADRSGITTAVICMSSSGIFIPPMLIFARKRMKVELQAGAPAGLIFAYSDTGWINSELFLIWFQHFLQQTKPSEDDPILLILDGHSSHTKNRSN, encoded by the coding sequence TCCGGACAGTTAAAGCTGGGGAAATGGGCTATTTAAAAGCTAGTAAAGTTTATGGTATCCCGAAAGCAACGTTAATTCGCAGATGCAAAGAAAAAGTAACAAGAATTTCTCCTGACGAAAAGGGTCTAGGTTTCTACAAAACGGTTTTTACCAAGGAACAGGAAGAAGAATTGTATAATTATATCTTAGATATGGAGAAGCGTTTATACGGAATTACTTTGCTTGATCTTCGTCACCTAGCTTTCCAGTTAGCCGAAAAAAATAACATAGACCATCcgtataataaaacaaacaaacttgCAGGTTTAGATTGGGCGTACGGATTTCGAAAACGGCACCCAGGGCTTTCATTACGTAAACCCGAATCAACATCTGCTGTAAGAGCTGAAGCTTTTAATCGTTacaatgtaaaacaattttttgatctGTATAAAGCTACTTTGGATTCTAAACATGTCAATCCAACGCGTGTTTTTAACTGTGACGAAACAGGTCTAGGTACAGTCCCCAAATGTAATAGTAAAATCTTGGCGCATAAAGGACGGAAACAAGTTGGACGGCTTACATCTGCTGATAGAAGTGGAATAACAACAGCCGTTATTTGCATGTCATCATCAGGAATCTTCATACCGCCGATGTTAATCTTTGCAAGAAAGAGAATGAAAGTTGAACTCCAAGCTGGTGCACCTGCAGGTTTAATATTCGCCTATAGCGATACTGGCTGGATAAATAGTGAACTCTTTTTAATATGGTTTCAACATTTTCTTCAACAAACGAAACCAAGTGAAGACGATCCgatcttattgattttggatGGACACAGCAGCCATACAAAAAACAGAAGTAATTAA